From Pusillibacter faecalis, one genomic window encodes:
- a CDS encoding mandelate racemase/muconate lactonizing enzyme family protein encodes MKITKVEVLRVKTNRPSWRPIFCRIHTDEGIYGDGEAAMAYDAGAPAAYAMIKDLAPTLIGMDPMQIEWIWETFFRTTFWGLNAGPVMYSAMSAIDIALWDIKGKAYGRPLHEIFGGARRKDVRAYASQLQFGWSHTDLHVPQLKPEDYANVAKKAVFEEGYDALKYDFFSFDEEGRKISVEEYTRLLHPKYQKMIEKRVEAVRNAIGDDVDIIAECHSRLDAQSAVQVAKIMEKYNILYFEEPTIPNHDLMKYVSSHTTLPLAAGERIYTRWQYRPYFENGSIQVIQPDIGNCGGLTEVRKICDMAHAYDISVQAHTCASPLSTSVALQLEAVIPNFIIHEHHCNNLMKFNHGWTKYDPQPVNGRMEVPNEPGIGNEISQAAFDNAAEYAVIE; translated from the coding sequence ATGAAAATTACAAAAGTTGAAGTTCTGCGCGTCAAAACCAACCGCCCCAGCTGGCGACCTATTTTTTGCCGCATCCACACCGATGAGGGGATTTACGGAGATGGCGAAGCCGCGATGGCCTATGATGCAGGCGCTCCCGCTGCTTATGCGATGATCAAGGATCTGGCTCCCACTTTGATCGGCATGGACCCCATGCAGATCGAGTGGATCTGGGAGACCTTCTTCCGCACGACTTTCTGGGGGCTGAATGCAGGCCCCGTGATGTACTCGGCCATGTCAGCGATTGACATTGCGCTGTGGGACATCAAGGGAAAAGCATATGGCCGTCCGCTGCATGAAATTTTTGGCGGCGCCCGGCGGAAAGACGTCCGCGCCTATGCCAGCCAGCTTCAGTTCGGATGGTCCCATACGGATCTGCATGTCCCTCAGCTCAAGCCGGAGGATTATGCCAATGTTGCAAAGAAGGCCGTTTTTGAGGAGGGCTATGACGCCCTGAAGTATGACTTCTTCTCCTTTGATGAAGAGGGAAGGAAGATCTCCGTGGAGGAGTATACCCGGCTGCTGCATCCAAAGTATCAGAAGATGATCGAAAAGCGCGTGGAAGCCGTCCGGAACGCCATTGGCGACGATGTGGACATTATCGCTGAATGCCACTCCCGCCTGGACGCGCAGAGCGCCGTGCAGGTGGCCAAAATCATGGAGAAGTACAACATTTTGTACTTTGAGGAGCCCACGATCCCGAATCATGATTTAATGAAATATGTATCGTCTCATACGACGCTGCCCCTGGCCGCCGGCGAGCGGATCTATACGCGCTGGCAGTATCGTCCCTACTTTGAAAACGGGTCCATCCAGGTTATCCAGCCTGACATCGGAAACTGCGGCGGTCTGACGGAGGTCCGCAAGATCTGCGACATGGCGCACGCCTATGATATCAGCGTTCAGGCCCATACGTGCGCCAGCCCGCTGTCCACCTCCGTGGCGCTGCAGCTGGAAGCGGTGATCCCCAACTTTATCATTCACGAGCACCACTGCAACAACCTGATGAAGTTTAACCACGGTTGGACAAAGTATGATCCGCAGCCGGTCAACGGCCGCATGGAAGTCCCCAACGAGCCCGGCATCGGCAACGAGATTTCTCAGGCCGCGTTTGACAACGCCGCTGAGTATGCTGTGATCGAGTAA
- a CDS encoding FadR/GntR family transcriptional regulator produces the protein MVSRPLISEEVANKIKAKIIRGEIQVGERLPAEQELAAEYNVSIRSIREAVRYLVSYHIVEIRRGIGTFVCSNPGISDDPLGFDFMNLDVLYPDLIEIRLMLEPEIFVLAAHRGKKRDFNKAADILKDIQKMNLQMAQSNSAESDEQLYKKFWEYDISFHCCFYQASQNEIANRILPLILNTIRNLYQSPSFKSFRKSPDFYSRHQAILNAVLAKDDDLIRQLCRLHIRSGSQEGKLLLKDQDGFCKEK, from the coding sequence ATGGTTTCTCGTCCCCTCATCTCTGAAGAGGTTGCAAACAAAATTAAAGCCAAGATTATCCGTGGGGAGATTCAAGTTGGTGAGCGCCTTCCCGCAGAACAGGAGCTGGCCGCGGAATACAATGTCAGCATTCGAAGCATCCGCGAGGCCGTCAGATATCTGGTTTCCTATCATATTGTGGAGATCCGGCGGGGAATCGGGACTTTTGTATGCTCGAACCCGGGAATCAGCGACGATCCCCTGGGCTTTGACTTCATGAATTTGGATGTCCTGTATCCGGATCTGATAGAAATCCGGCTGATGCTGGAGCCGGAAATCTTTGTGCTTGCCGCCCACAGGGGAAAGAAGCGGGATTTTAACAAGGCCGCCGATATTTTGAAGGATATTCAGAAAATGAACCTGCAGATGGCCCAGTCCAACAGCGCGGAGAGCGACGAGCAGCTGTACAAGAAGTTTTGGGAATATGATATTTCATTTCATTGCTGCTTTTATCAGGCCAGCCAAAACGAAATCGCAAATCGAATTCTTCCGCTCATTTTGAATACGATCCGCAACCTGTATCAGAGTCCCTCCTTTAAGAGCTTTCGGAAATCCCCGGATTTTTACAGCCGCCATCAGGCCATCCTGAATGCGGTCCTGGCCAAAGATGATGATCTGATTCGCCAGCTCTGCCGCCTGCATATCAGAAGCGGCAGCCAGGAGGGAAAGCTGCTGCTGAAGGATCAAGATGGCTTTTGTAAAGAAAAGTAA
- a CDS encoding pyridoxal phosphate-dependent aminotransferase yields MKIHSPMDAVELSRIRAIGEKVQQLQKEGRDIVRLQIGEPDFTTPGHIIAAAKAAMDHGQTHYAPNRGLASLREEISRKLLRDNGITADPATEILVTSGCAEGLYLVFMGLVEPGDEVIILEPAYISYLQLARAAHARAVPVHAKEENGWLPDLDELRAAVTPKTKLLVLNTPGNPTGVVYPREVLQQIAALAQEQDFLVLSDEVYEKLIYGGAQHVSIASLDGMKERTITINGFSKAFAMTGWRMGYLAADARLILPMLKVHQYAVASSNIIAQSAAITALQAGESCVEEMRREYARRRQFLLDAFAQIPEISCVAPAGTFYIYPNISGTGLSGTEFADKFLMEAGVATVPGTAFDSFCNSHIRLSYASSMESLQTAVSRLKGMLKK; encoded by the coding sequence ATGAAAATTCACAGTCCCATGGATGCTGTGGAATTATCCCGCATCCGCGCGATCGGAGAAAAAGTACAGCAGCTGCAAAAGGAGGGGCGTGACATCGTCCGCCTGCAGATCGGTGAACCTGATTTTACAACACCCGGCCACATCATCGCAGCGGCAAAGGCCGCCATGGATCACGGCCAGACACACTACGCACCCAACCGGGGACTCGCATCCCTGCGGGAGGAAATTTCCCGGAAGCTCCTGCGGGACAACGGGATTACAGCCGATCCCGCCACGGAAATCCTTGTCACATCAGGCTGTGCGGAGGGCTTGTATCTTGTCTTTATGGGATTGGTAGAGCCCGGCGACGAGGTCATCATCCTGGAGCCTGCCTATATTTCCTATCTGCAGCTGGCCCGGGCGGCACACGCCAGGGCGGTGCCAGTTCACGCGAAAGAGGAAAACGGCTGGCTGCCGGATCTGGACGAACTCCGGGCTGCCGTCACCCCAAAGACCAAGCTATTGGTCCTGAACACTCCCGGCAATCCCACCGGTGTGGTTTATCCCAGAGAGGTGCTTCAGCAGATTGCCGCCCTGGCACAGGAACAGGACTTTTTGGTTCTCTCCGACGAGGTCTACGAAAAGCTCATCTATGGCGGCGCTCAGCATGTATCCATCGCCTCTCTGGATGGCATGAAGGAGCGTACCATCACCATCAACGGCTTTTCCAAGGCATTTGCCATGACCGGCTGGCGGATGGGCTATCTGGCGGCAGATGCCAGGCTGATTCTTCCCATGCTGAAGGTCCACCAATACGCCGTTGCCAGCTCCAATATCATTGCCCAGAGTGCAGCCATCACCGCGCTGCAGGCGGGAGAGAGCTGTGTGGAGGAAATGCGGCGGGAATACGCCCGCAGACGGCAGTTTTTGCTGGATGCCTTTGCACAGATTCCGGAAATCTCGTGTGTGGCGCCGGCCGGTACATTTTACATATATCCCAATATTTCCGGCACCGGGCTGTCCGGCACGGAATTTGCCGACAAGTTCCTGATGGAAGCGGGCGTGGCAACGGTTCCGGGAACAGCCTTTGATTCCTTCTGTAATTCTCACATTCGGCTTTCCTATGCCAGCAGCATGGAAAGCCTGCAAACGGCTGTGTCAAGGCTGAAGGGAATGCTGAAAAAATAA
- the alr gene encoding alanine racemase, with amino-acid sequence MKYERDRTWAEVSLDHLASNFQKLSEWTGPACDVLCVVKGNAYGHGAIEVSRELERVGCKILGVATLEEAMELREAGIRLPVLLLGPIPPSHTALAMENNLILPLIDEAYAREVSAAAVSAGRTLRAHLKIDTGMSRYGLPVSKDMDGCIAEALRIVQLPNMQVSGVFTHFAAAGDPYEDDFTRRQMGLFRIFSERMEAAGVKLIRHCANSPATIRFPQAHYDMIRTGTLLYGFNPFGRLELEPVMELKTRITQIKHLAPGDTVGYGRLFTCRRPTDIAIVPFGFVDGIHRSASNKAYMLVNGKPAKIVGKICMDLCFLDVTGIEDVAVGQIVTVFGWDHGVYQSAYALTDAYPGSAPELTAVLGTRVPRFYLRNQEVVACDQKE; translated from the coding sequence ATGAAATACGAACGTGATCGCACCTGGGCGGAGGTGTCCCTGGACCATCTTGCATCAAACTTTCAAAAGCTCTCCGAATGGACCGGACCGGCATGCGACGTGCTGTGCGTTGTCAAGGGAAACGCTTATGGACATGGCGCGATAGAGGTTTCCCGGGAGCTGGAGCGGGTTGGCTGCAAGATTCTGGGCGTTGCCACGCTTGAAGAGGCAATGGAACTGCGGGAAGCAGGGATCAGGCTGCCAGTGCTGCTGCTGGGGCCCATTCCCCCATCCCACACTGCCTTGGCTATGGAAAACAACTTGATCCTTCCTTTGATTGACGAGGCGTATGCAAGAGAGGTATCCGCCGCCGCGGTCTCCGCGGGAAGGACCTTGAGAGCCCATCTGAAAATTGATACCGGTATGTCCCGTTACGGACTGCCCGTCAGCAAGGACATGGATGGCTGTATTGCCGAGGCGCTCCGGATCGTCCAGCTGCCCAACATGCAGGTGAGCGGAGTCTTCACCCATTTCGCGGCAGCCGGAGACCCTTATGAGGACGATTTTACCCGGCGGCAGATGGGGTTGTTCCGCATCTTTTCGGAACGAATGGAAGCAGCCGGCGTCAAATTGATCCGGCACTGCGCAAACAGCCCCGCCACCATTCGCTTTCCCCAGGCACATTACGACATGATACGCACTGGAACACTTCTGTATGGATTCAATCCATTTGGCAGATTGGAATTGGAACCGGTCATGGAGCTGAAGACACGAATCACCCAGATCAAGCATCTGGCCCCGGGAGACACGGTGGGGTATGGGCGGCTGTTTACCTGCCGCCGTCCCACAGACATTGCCATCGTACCCTTTGGATTCGTGGACGGCATTCACAGAAGCGCGTCCAATAAAGCCTACATGCTGGTAAACGGAAAGCCCGCCAAAATTGTCGGAAAGATCTGCATGGATCTTTGCTTTCTGGATGTCACTGGCATAGAAGATGTTGCGGTGGGGCAGATCGTTACGGTCTTTGGCTGGGACCACGGCGTGTATCAGTCCGCTTACGCTCTGACGGATGCCTATCCCGGCTCCGCTCCGGAGCTGACGGCGGTTCTGGGAACCCGCGTCCCCCGATTTTACCTTCGAAATCAGGAAGTGGTTGCTTGCGACCAAAAGGAGTGA
- a CDS encoding 2-hydroxymuconate tautomerase, which translates to MPIVQIHLLEGRTPERKAELIAAVTEACCRTLGSRPEAVRIILEEMKRENFGKGGKPFDL; encoded by the coding sequence ATGCCCATCGTCCAGATCCACCTGCTGGAAGGCCGTACACCTGAACGCAAAGCGGAGCTGATCGCTGCCGTGACGGAGGCCTGCTGCCGCACGCTGGGCAGCAGGCCGGAGGCGGTACGGATCATTCTGGAGGAAATGAAACGCGAAAATTTCGGAAAAGGCGGCAAGCCCTTTGATTTGTAA
- a CDS encoding dihydrodipicolinate synthase family protein: protein MMTREELRANVDGIAFMTVTPFHENGEVDYDGYRENVRFLVSKIKENPCKCTITPCGSNGEFPHLTDDEQKEIIRICVEEVDGAVPVVAGTGRASTKRTIEISRYAQSVGADGVQVILPYYFVPTVDGMLEHYKLLADELDIGMVIYNNPAFSGSWIKPAQMKKLIELTGDKIVAVKENTPHLMLFNGMAKALKGTGVKLLSGFGEQWYAYQFPWGADGLATPFGNFFPEYPIGFKKAADQYDFAAMREWLARMDRYYAFVGKIGAARGDTGMLDKPGGNIYGEGNVRFGVIKEAMNLMGLHGGDMRAPLKLHMTDDERAELKDILRELQLL, encoded by the coding sequence ATGATGACCAGAGAAGAACTGCGAGCAAATGTGGACGGAATTGCTTTTATGACCGTGACCCCCTTCCACGAAAACGGCGAGGTCGACTACGACGGCTACCGGGAGAACGTCCGGTTCCTGGTGAGCAAAATCAAGGAAAACCCCTGTAAATGCACGATTACCCCCTGCGGTTCCAATGGCGAATTTCCCCACCTGACGGACGATGAGCAAAAGGAAATCATCCGCATCTGCGTGGAGGAGGTTGACGGGGCGGTTCCCGTCGTCGCCGGGACCGGCCGCGCCAGCACGAAGCGCACCATTGAGATCAGCCGGTATGCCCAGTCCGTCGGCGCCGACGGCGTACAGGTGATTCTGCCCTACTACTTCGTTCCCACTGTGGACGGCATGCTGGAACACTACAAGCTGCTTGCCGATGAATTGGACATCGGCATGGTGATCTACAACAACCCCGCGTTCTCCGGCTCCTGGATCAAGCCAGCCCAGATGAAGAAGCTCATTGAGCTTACTGGCGACAAGATCGTGGCCGTCAAGGAGAATACGCCCCATCTGATGCTCTTTAACGGCATGGCCAAAGCGCTGAAGGGCACGGGCGTCAAATTGCTCAGCGGCTTTGGCGAGCAGTGGTACGCCTATCAGTTCCCCTGGGGCGCCGACGGCCTGGCCACGCCCTTTGGCAACTTCTTCCCTGAATACCCCATCGGCTTTAAAAAGGCCGCAGACCAGTATGACTTTGCCGCCATGCGGGAGTGGCTGGCCAGGATGGACCGCTACTATGCCTTTGTGGGAAAAATCGGCGCCGCGCGCGGAGACACCGGCATGCTGGATAAGCCCGGCGGAAACATCTACGGCGAGGGAAATGTGCGCTTTGGCGTGATCAAAGAGGCCATGAACCTGATGGGCCTTCACGGCGGCGACATGCGGGCGCCCTTGAAACTGCACATGACGGATGATGAGCGCGCCGAACTGAAGGACATCCTGAGGGAACTCCAGCTGCTCTAA
- a CDS encoding CoA-acylating methylmalonate-semialdehyde dehydrogenase — protein MLRKQFCVNGEWKDSKTERWMPVSDSSTGEVIAEVPCCTVEEVEEAIASAASAFPAWSQTSISQRTQMMFKWRNILMDHLEELSVLCAKELGKNLSEARGDILKAIEPTELACAAPFITQGSASLQVTTGFDTAAYRMPLGVVAGIVPFNFPAMIPWGWIVPLAVVTGNTVVLKAASYTPLTSMRILELFYHEAGFPKGVVNLVTCSRKESELFLTDPRVKAVTFVGSTEIGKHIYSVAAAHGKRVQAQCEAKNHALVLEDCDLESATNAIINSTYGCAGMRCMALPVVVVQESIADRFVQLLKKKAMALKVGCAYDPETTLGPVVNAEHKKFICDWIQKGVDEGAELVLDGRDLVVPGYENGFFVGPTILDHVKPGMTVGDREIFGPVTIIKRVKTFEEGLAIMNANPFANGSVIFTQSGYYARQFELLTDGGMVGINVGIPVPSAYFPFSGNKDSFFGDLHVLGQDGVRFYTRAKTVTKHWYSEHSHQKTVDTWEGTVERI, from the coding sequence ATGCTCAGAAAGCAATTCTGTGTCAATGGTGAATGGAAAGATTCCAAGACGGAAAGATGGATGCCTGTCAGTGACTCCAGCACGGGGGAGGTCATTGCGGAGGTCCCCTGCTGTACTGTGGAGGAAGTGGAGGAAGCGATTGCTTCCGCGGCATCGGCCTTCCCGGCATGGTCTCAGACTTCCATCAGCCAGCGGACGCAGATGATGTTCAAATGGCGCAACATTCTGATGGACCATCTGGAAGAGCTGAGCGTGCTGTGCGCCAAGGAACTGGGCAAAAACCTCTCCGAGGCCCGGGGCGACATTCTGAAGGCCATCGAGCCGACGGAGCTGGCCTGCGCTGCACCGTTCATCACCCAGGGCTCCGCTTCCCTGCAGGTTACAACCGGCTTTGACACCGCTGCTTACCGGATGCCCTTGGGCGTTGTGGCCGGAATCGTCCCCTTCAATTTCCCGGCCATGATCCCCTGGGGATGGATTGTTCCTCTGGCGGTTGTAACCGGAAACACCGTGGTTCTGAAGGCCGCGTCCTACACGCCGCTGACGTCCATGCGGATTCTGGAGCTGTTCTATCACGAGGCCGGTTTTCCAAAGGGAGTGGTCAATCTGGTCACATGCAGCCGGAAGGAATCCGAACTGTTTCTCACGGACCCCCGCGTAAAGGCAGTCACCTTTGTGGGGTCCACGGAAATCGGCAAGCACATTTACTCCGTGGCCGCCGCCCATGGAAAGCGGGTACAGGCTCAGTGCGAGGCCAAGAACCACGCGCTGGTGCTGGAGGACTGCGACCTGGAAAGCGCCACCAATGCCATTATCAACTCCACCTACGGCTGCGCCGGCATGCGCTGTATGGCTCTGCCGGTGGTCGTGGTGCAGGAGAGCATTGCCGACCGCTTTGTCCAGCTGCTTAAGAAAAAGGCAATGGCGCTGAAAGTGGGCTGCGCCTACGACCCCGAGACCACGCTGGGCCCGGTGGTCAACGCAGAACACAAGAAGTTTATCTGCGACTGGATTCAAAAGGGTGTTGACGAAGGCGCGGAGCTGGTGCTGGATGGGCGGGATCTTGTGGTCCCCGGCTATGAAAACGGCTTCTTTGTGGGCCCCACCATTCTCGATCATGTAAAGCCCGGCATGACGGTAGGGGACCGGGAGATCTTCGGCCCCGTCACCATCATCAAGCGGGTCAAGACCTTTGAAGAGGGCCTGGCCATCATGAACGCCAATCCGTTTGCCAATGGCTCTGTCATTTTCACCCAGAGCGGCTACTATGCCCGGCAATTTGAACTGTTGACCGACGGCGGCATGGTGGGCATCAATGTGGGCATCCCCGTTCCCTCCGCCTATTTCCCCTTCTCCGGCAATAAAGATTCCTTCTTTGGTGATCTGCACGTTCTGGGGCAGGACGGTGTGCGCTTTTACACCCGTGCCAAGACCGTTACCAAGCATTGGTACAGCGAGCACTCCCACCAAAAGACCGTGGACACCTGGGAGGGCACTGTGGAGCGTATTTGA
- the gdhA gene encoding NADP-specific glutamate dehydrogenase, with the protein MNAYLASVIENVKSKYANEPEFVQTVEEVFSSLEPVIERHPEYEKADLLNRMVEPERMFTFRVVWMADDGTWHTNVGYRCQFNGAIGPYKGGLRFQANVYPGIIKFLGFEQIFKNSLTGLPIGGGKGGSDFDPAGKSDAEIMRFCQSYMQALYRYIGPDVDVPAGDMGVGAREIGYLYGEYRRLKGVFENGVFTGKGFSYGGSRIRPEATGFGAVYYLENVLKHEGESIQGKTIACAGFGNVTWGICKKAAELGAKVVTLSGPDGYIYDPDGVTTSEKVAYLLEMRASGRNVVKDYADKFGVEFYPGEKPWGVKVDICMPSAMQNDVYLEHAKKIAQAGVKYYIEVANMPTTNDALRYLMDCGLIVAPSKAVNAGGVATSALEMAQNSERMVWTAQEVDKQLRQIMNTIYTMSVEAAEEYGLGYNLVAGANIAGFQRVADAMMAQGVF; encoded by the coding sequence ATGAACGCCTATCTTGCCAGTGTAATTGAAAACGTCAAATCCAAGTACGCCAATGAACCGGAATTCGTCCAGACGGTGGAGGAGGTCTTCTCCTCCCTGGAGCCTGTGATCGAGAGGCATCCGGAGTATGAAAAAGCGGACCTTTTGAACCGGATGGTGGAGCCGGAGCGAATGTTTACCTTCCGCGTGGTGTGGATGGCGGATGACGGCACTTGGCATACCAACGTCGGCTATCGCTGCCAGTTCAATGGGGCCATCGGCCCTTACAAGGGCGGCCTGCGGTTCCAGGCGAATGTGTATCCCGGCATTATCAAATTCCTGGGTTTTGAGCAGATCTTCAAGAACTCTCTGACCGGACTGCCCATTGGCGGCGGCAAAGGCGGCAGTGACTTCGACCCCGCCGGCAAGTCCGACGCGGAGATCATGCGTTTTTGCCAGAGCTATATGCAGGCGCTGTACCGCTATATCGGCCCCGATGTGGATGTTCCCGCCGGTGACATGGGCGTGGGCGCCCGGGAAATTGGATATCTGTACGGAGAGTACCGCCGCCTGAAGGGCGTCTTTGAAAACGGCGTGTTCACCGGCAAGGGATTCTCCTATGGCGGAAGCCGCATCCGTCCGGAGGCGACTGGCTTCGGCGCGGTGTACTACCTGGAAAATGTTCTCAAGCACGAGGGAGAGTCCATCCAGGGAAAAACCATCGCCTGCGCGGGTTTCGGCAACGTGACCTGGGGCATCTGCAAGAAGGCGGCGGAACTGGGGGCCAAGGTGGTGACGCTGTCTGGCCCTGACGGCTATATCTATGATCCTGACGGAGTCACAACCAGTGAGAAAGTAGCGTACCTGCTGGAAATGCGCGCCAGCGGCCGGAACGTGGTCAAGGACTACGCTGATAAATTCGGCGTGGAGTTCTATCCCGGCGAGAAGCCTTGGGGAGTCAAGGTGGATATCTGCATGCCGTCGGCCATGCAGAACGATGTCTATTTGGAGCACGCCAAGAAGATCGCCCAGGCCGGCGTCAAGTACTACATCGAGGTGGCCAATATGCCCACCACCAACGACGCGCTGAGGTATCTGATGGACTGCGGTTTGATTGTCGCTCCCAGCAAGGCCGTCAACGCCGGCGGCGTCGCCACCTCCGCTCTGGAGATGGCCCAGAACAGCGAGCGCATGGTGTGGACCGCACAAGAGGTGGACAAGCAGCTCAGGCAGATCATGAACACCATTTATACCATGAGTGTGGAGGCCGCCGAGGAATACGGCCTGGGTTACAATCTGGTGGCCGGCGCCAACATCGCGGGCTTCCAGCGGGTGGCTGATGCCATGATGGCCCAGGGGGTCTTCTAA
- a CDS encoding RNA polymerase sigma factor, with product MYLAMLGSEEDRERFTLLYEAHEKRLYAVALKVLRDPTRAEDAAQQTWLQVLRNWERINALDWDSAAKYLVVAARNAALDMLKKERWNTSMPEDWDPPAPEDGQGEYQRLVELIRSLPEAYRRVLELKFVEEETNQEIARRLGLKESTVSTKVQRGRRLLLDAMEQEGYSYG from the coding sequence ATGTATCTGGCCATGCTGGGCAGCGAGGAGGACCGGGAACGGTTTACGCTGCTCTACGAGGCCCATGAAAAAAGACTCTATGCGGTGGCACTGAAGGTCCTGAGAGACCCCACCCGGGCGGAGGACGCCGCCCAGCAGACCTGGCTCCAGGTCCTGCGGAACTGGGAGCGGATCAACGCCCTGGACTGGGACTCGGCCGCCAAATATTTGGTTGTGGCGGCCAGGAACGCGGCGCTGGACATGCTGAAAAAGGAGCGGTGGAACACCTCCATGCCGGAGGACTGGGACCCGCCCGCCCCGGAGGACGGCCAGGGGGAGTACCAGCGGCTGGTGGAGCTGATCCGCTCCCTGCCGGAGGCCTACCGCCGGGTGCTGGAGCTGAAATTTGTGGAGGAGGAGACCAACCAGGAGATCGCCCGGCGGCTGGGGCTCAAGGAGTCCACGGTCTCCACAAAGGTTCAGCGGGGCCGGAGGCTGCTGCTGGACGCCATGGAACAGGAGGGGTACAGCTATGGCTGA